The Amycolatopsis jiangsuensis nucleotide sequence TCCGACCGGCTCGGGCCGAACGCAGTCGATCGAACAACGAGTCCGCGCAGATTAGCGTTACGCGCGCGGACCGGAGAGCCCCGCCACCCCGGTTCACCCGGCCGGACCGGAACGGTCTCAGGCCGGCTTCTGCTGCCTCGCCAGCCTCGCGACGCACCAGGCCGGCGCGCTGCCCCGGCGCAGGTGCTGCAACACGGTCATCGGGCCGAGCCTGCGGCTCAGGTCGGACGGCGCGAGACCGGCCGCCCGGTAGTCCAGCGCGCGCTGGTCGAGCGGGCTGAGCCCGGCGTCCCACCACCGCTGGGCCTCGGCGACGTCGCCGACCATCTGCCACCAGCCCGCGGCGGCCACGAGCAGCTCGTCGGGGACCTCCGGCAGCCGCTCGCGCATCGCGTCGAGGTAGCCGGGATCGGCGGCCTCGACCGGGGCGAACCGGCCGGGGGCGGAGCCACCGGAGCCACCGCGCTGGGCCGGGATGCCCGGCGGTGCCACGGGAGCGTCCGCGAGCCAGGCGGAGGCGATGCGGTCGACCTCCAGCTCCTCGGGAGTCCGCTCCCGCTCGGCCGCCCACTGCCGGATCAACGCGTCCACTCCGGGATCTCCGGTCATCCCTGCCTCCTACTCGGCCCGCGTCGGACAGGCCCTGACCGCCTGCCCCGCTGTGCGGTTCCTCGATTGGCAACGACCGCGTGACCAGCGGACACACCCCGTCCGGGACCGGTTTCCGGAAGACCGGAGCACCGGCTGATCACGCAATGTGAGCACCGTAGGGCGGAGCCGGGTTTCTCCGCCATACCCCGGCAGCGACAAATTCGGTGACCAGGCGGTTTCAGGGGGCAATCCACCCGGATGGTCGAGTAGCCCGTCCGGATTCCGGAATCCGGTCACGAAGGGTGACCACCCCGGCGGGCGACCGTCCGGACGGGTCAGGAGAACAATGTCCGGAAGAAGGTCACGATGGCCTCCGCGCCCTCCCGGAGCCAGCCGAGCACGCGGTGCACCAGCTCTGCCGAGCCGGTCGGCTGCGTGATCAGGAAAAAGAGCACGAGCACGACCACTCCGACCACGATGATCTTCTTCACGCCGCTCGACATGGCTCCCCTCCGATGCACGTGCGCCGGACGCCCCGCGGACGCCTGCTGTGA carries:
- a CDS encoding helix-turn-helix transcriptional regulator — protein: MTGDPGVDALIRQWAAERERTPEELEVDRIASAWLADAPVAPPGIPAQRGGSGGSAPGRFAPVEAADPGYLDAMRERLPEVPDELLVAAAGWWQMVGDVAEAQRWWDAGLSPLDQRALDYRAAGLAPSDLSRRLGPMTVLQHLRRGSAPAWCVARLARQQKPA